A part of Gracilimonas sediminicola genomic DNA contains:
- a CDS encoding acylphosphatase: MKKHIFLSGRVQGVGFRHFTKTKARSLGVKGWVRNLPDGRVEAVFEGDEKLVDQLIEKCKKGPRSAYVQSIDVEEEEEKDAFTEFKVRF; this comes from the coding sequence GTGAAGAAACATATTTTCTTATCCGGGCGCGTTCAGGGGGTAGGCTTTCGGCATTTCACAAAAACCAAAGCCCGTTCGCTTGGGGTAAAAGGCTGGGTCAGGAACCTGCCGGACGGTCGCGTGGAAGCCGTGTTCGAAGGAGATGAGAAGCTTGTAGATCAGCTCATCGAAAAGTGCAAGAAAGGCCCACGCTCAGCGTATGTTCAAAGCATTGATGTGGAAGAGGAAGAAGAAAAAGATGCATTTACCGAATTCAAGGTTCGGTTTTAA
- a CDS encoding hydrogen peroxide-inducible genes activator, with protein sequence MTLTQLSYIVAVDKHRHFATAAQKIYITQPTLSMQIQKLEDELGVLIFDRSKTPVVPTAMGEEIIEQAKLILSGAKHIEDMVAVQGDNLKGTFRVGIIPTIAPYLVPLFLKSFVDTYPEVELIFEEALTAEVLKGLNEDYFDVGIIATPTDKHMYEKDLFLEPFLGYVSVDHELAKKDKLCIDDLYKEDLWLLNEGHCFRDQTIKICKQNNEKLNKAPIIFESGNLETLKRLVEQNFGITLMPYLAMDDYDTKCANGVVKQFEDPIPSRKIRLVYSREFLKKNLIEAFADLIKQSIPEELESQEEAMVIE encoded by the coding sequence ATGACCTTAACCCAGCTCTCATACATCGTTGCTGTTGACAAACACCGGCACTTTGCCACTGCAGCTCAGAAAATCTATATCACCCAGCCGACCCTCAGCATGCAAATTCAAAAGCTGGAGGATGAATTAGGTGTACTTATTTTTGACCGCTCAAAAACACCGGTAGTTCCTACCGCAATGGGGGAAGAAATTATTGAGCAGGCCAAGCTGATCTTAAGCGGTGCCAAACATATTGAAGATATGGTTGCCGTTCAGGGAGATAACCTGAAAGGCACATTTCGGGTAGGTATAATCCCAACCATAGCTCCCTATTTGGTTCCCCTTTTTCTGAAATCTTTTGTGGATACCTATCCTGAAGTTGAACTTATTTTTGAAGAAGCGTTGACCGCTGAAGTCCTGAAAGGCCTCAATGAAGACTATTTTGATGTGGGTATCATAGCCACGCCTACCGACAAGCATATGTACGAGAAAGATCTGTTTCTGGAGCCTTTTCTGGGTTATGTAAGTGTGGATCATGAATTAGCCAAAAAAGACAAGCTATGCATTGATGACCTGTATAAAGAAGATCTTTGGTTGCTGAACGAAGGACATTGCTTTCGGGATCAGACCATCAAAATTTGCAAGCAGAACAACGAGAAGCTCAATAAAGCGCCGATTATTTTTGAAAGCGGCAACCTGGAAACACTCAAGCGACTGGTAGAACAAAACTTTGGGATTACCCTGATGCCCTACCTGGCTATGGATGATTACGACACAAAGTGTGCGAACGGGGTGGTTAAGCAATTTGAAGACCCAATCCCTTCCCGAAAAATAAGATTGGTGTACAGCCGCGAGTTTTTAAAGAAGAACCTGATCGAAGCTTTTGCCGACCTTATCAAGCAATCCATCCCCGAAGAACTCGAATCTCAGGAAGAAGCGATGGTTATTGAATAA
- a CDS encoding TerC family protein: MEHSLTLWIIFNIFIVAMLIVDLMVFNRNEHEITIKESLIWTGVWIFLACVFGVGIYFYMDPASSLDYFTGYLIEKSLSVDNIFVFILVFSYFGVPAKYQHKVLFWGIFGALVLRFLFIFLGVALIERFEWIVYIFGAFLVYTGIKMAFEMEKEVHPERNPLLKLTRKFIPVTNKFDGPHFLTRVDGKLMATPLFVVLIVIETTDVVFAIDSIPAILAITTDEFLVYSSNAFAILGLRALYFALNGVMKLFHYLHYGLAAILSFVGIKMLIAEFYHVPTPWALGFVGLALIASISASIFFPKEDKEMPKAPEEE; the protein is encoded by the coding sequence ATGGAACATAGCTTAACGCTCTGGATCATTTTCAACATTTTTATAGTAGCCATGCTGATCGTGGACCTGATGGTCTTCAATCGCAATGAACACGAGATCACTATTAAGGAATCACTGATCTGGACGGGAGTCTGGATTTTCCTGGCGTGTGTTTTCGGAGTTGGGATTTACTTCTATATGGATCCGGCCAGCTCCCTCGACTACTTCACCGGCTACCTGATTGAAAAATCCCTCAGCGTGGATAACATATTCGTGTTTATCCTTGTGTTCTCCTATTTCGGCGTGCCGGCTAAATACCAGCATAAAGTACTTTTTTGGGGGATTTTCGGGGCACTAGTGCTTCGCTTTCTGTTCATCTTTTTAGGTGTGGCTCTTATAGAACGCTTTGAGTGGATCGTCTATATTTTTGGAGCTTTCCTGGTGTACACCGGAATCAAAATGGCATTTGAGATGGAGAAGGAAGTGCATCCCGAGCGCAATCCATTGTTAAAACTGACCCGCAAGTTCATTCCTGTTACCAATAAATTTGACGGCCCTCATTTCCTCACCCGTGTTGATGGAAAGCTGATGGCTACCCCGCTTTTTGTAGTGCTTATTGTGATTGAAACCACCGATGTGGTTTTTGCCATCGACTCCATCCCGGCCATCCTCGCCATCACTACCGACGAGTTTTTGGTTTACAGCTCCAACGCCTTCGCCATTTTAGGATTGCGTGCCCTCTACTTTGCCTTAAACGGAGTGATGAAGCTTTTCCATTACCTGCACTACGGGTTGGCGGCCATACTATCTTTTGTAGGAATAAAAATGCTGATCGCCGAATTCTACCACGTTCCCACTCCCTGGGCATTAGGTTTTGTTGGCTTGGCTCTGATCGCTTCTATTTCCGCTTCCATATTCTTCCCCAAAGAAGACAAGGAAATGCCCAAGGCTCCGGAAGAAGAATAA
- a CDS encoding NAD(P)/FAD-dependent oxidoreductase, with protein MKVLVVGGNFAGSTAALEIKRKLGGEVEVTLIDRNPDFLYIPSLIWVPTGRREISDISISRKEVLEKKGVKFVLDTATKIDTEAEVVYTEHGEFPYDHLIIATGPKVRFDAVPGLKEHGLYIGTPTGAMKTREKLEEFVKNPGPIVVGATQGAGCMGAAYEFLFNLEKWLRDKKIRKKVDLHWITPEPFLGHFGIDGMPGGETMLRKFMDMFHITYHTEVGVKEVFEDAVELTDGTRIESRFTMLMPPFTGVDLIENSKSLNAGENGFVPTLSTYRHETIENVWAAGLAVNVAPPFQPGKVPFGVPKTGYPSDVTGKIVANNVVNVIRGIDEQEEKPWGKIAGLCVMDAGEKEVLIFSNTLFKPRKIAIMIPNVLFDFTKVFLEKYFLWKLRHGYSYLP; from the coding sequence ATGAAAGTTTTAGTCGTAGGCGGTAATTTTGCCGGTTCAACTGCAGCACTTGAAATCAAACGGAAACTTGGGGGTGAAGTTGAGGTCACGCTGATTGATCGCAATCCCGATTTCCTATATATCCCATCATTGATCTGGGTACCAACAGGCCGTAGAGAGATTTCAGACATTTCTATTTCCAGAAAAGAAGTTTTGGAAAAGAAAGGGGTGAAATTTGTCCTGGATACCGCCACAAAAATTGATACAGAAGCAGAAGTGGTGTACACAGAACACGGAGAGTTCCCCTATGATCACCTGATTATAGCTACCGGACCAAAAGTTCGTTTCGATGCCGTACCCGGACTAAAAGAGCACGGCTTGTACATTGGAACTCCAACGGGAGCCATGAAGACCCGCGAAAAGCTGGAAGAGTTTGTGAAGAATCCCGGTCCGATTGTAGTTGGGGCAACACAGGGAGCCGGTTGTATGGGAGCCGCCTATGAATTTCTATTCAACCTTGAAAAATGGTTGCGGGATAAAAAAATCAGAAAGAAAGTAGATCTGCACTGGATTACACCGGAGCCATTCCTTGGCCATTTTGGTATTGACGGAATGCCGGGAGGCGAAACCATGCTGCGCAAGTTCATGGACATGTTTCACATTACTTATCATACTGAAGTTGGCGTCAAAGAGGTATTTGAAGATGCCGTTGAACTAACGGATGGCACAAGAATTGAGTCTCGCTTTACCATGCTCATGCCTCCGTTTACCGGAGTTGACCTAATTGAGAATTCAAAGAGCCTGAATGCCGGCGAAAATGGATTCGTCCCAACTTTGTCTACTTACAGGCACGAAACCATTGAGAATGTATGGGCAGCCGGATTAGCCGTAAATGTTGCCCCGCCTTTCCAACCTGGAAAAGTGCCATTTGGTGTACCAAAAACCGGATATCCGAGTGATGTGACCGGGAAAATAGTAGCTAACAATGTGGTGAATGTGATCCGTGGTATCGATGAACAGGAAGAAAAGCCATGGGGCAAAATTGCAGGCTTATGCGTAATGGATGCCGGTGAGAAAGAAGTGCTGATTTTCAGCAACACGCTGTTCAAACCACGCAAAATTGCCATCATGATCCCGAATGTCCTTTTCGATTTCACCAAAGTATTCCTGGAAAAATATTTCCTCTGGAAACTGCGACACGGGTATTCATACTTGCCATGA
- a CDS encoding GNAT family N-acetyltransferase, whose translation MNITIRRETKADHSDVFQLIKKAFEGEEYSDQTEHLLVERLRNSEAFIPELSLVAEWENEVVGHILFTRILIKSEKEEWESLALAPVTVLPNNQGKGIGGQLIKAGHKAAREAGFTSVVLVGHSGYYPRFGYRPCSDYDISLLFDIPLENCMAIELKPGVLKDVHGVGEYPFEFY comes from the coding sequence ATGAATATTACCATCCGAAGAGAAACCAAAGCTGATCATTCTGATGTATTTCAGCTTATCAAAAAGGCTTTCGAAGGAGAGGAGTACAGCGATCAAACCGAACACCTGTTGGTGGAGCGGCTTCGGAACTCAGAGGCATTCATTCCGGAGTTATCTCTGGTGGCTGAATGGGAGAATGAAGTTGTTGGTCATATCTTGTTTACACGAATTCTAATCAAAAGTGAAAAAGAGGAGTGGGAGTCATTGGCTCTGGCCCCGGTTACCGTTCTGCCGAACAATCAGGGCAAAGGGATTGGCGGTCAGCTGATCAAAGCCGGGCATAAGGCAGCACGGGAGGCGGGATTTACTTCCGTAGTTTTAGTAGGTCATTCCGGATACTATCCAAGATTCGGCTATCGCCCCTGTTCTGATTATGATATCAGCCTTCTTTTCGACATACCACTCGAAAATTGCATGGCTATTGAGCTGAAGCCCGGTGTCCTTAAAGATGTTCATGGGGTTGGAGAGTATCCCTTCGAATTCTATTAG
- a CDS encoding DUF3185 family protein, producing MNRIVATALLIAGGLLLYFGYQEYNSFGSELDQAFGGSGSTNAIIMLVVGVVAVILGGSRLVKKK from the coding sequence ATGAATCGTATTGTTGCTACTGCACTTCTTATCGCCGGCGGACTTCTTCTTTATTTTGGATATCAGGAATACAACTCGTTCGGTTCAGAACTTGATCAGGCCTTTGGCGGGTCTGGTTCTACCAATGCCATTATTATGCTGGTGGTTGGAGTTGTCGCCGTTATCCTGGGCGGATCCAGGCTGGTAAAGAAGAAGTAG